In Harpia harpyja isolate bHarHar1 chromosome Z, bHarHar1 primary haplotype, whole genome shotgun sequence, a single window of DNA contains:
- the LOC128137841 gene encoding uncharacterized protein LOC128137841 isoform X2, with protein sequence MGRGGVSLPERAAAAALRSRSSSKSLEGTLTWTTSPCSARPAMSWSSAPRQEGMQQQEGMRRPEGMRRQEGMRRQQDAEDAACVSAAQLRANPWPLHQPRGPVLSFALRLLSLDQAEKSKRLQSPSPGALLSDGKAAGDASRLRLGVKSQRVCGQRRILPVVSGRQHLPAKLQAACPQHRRSSSTYETQTLSKR encoded by the exons ATGGGCCGGGGGGGCGTAAGCCTGCCTGAGAGGGCAGCAGCCGCTGCGCTACGTTCCCGATCCTCGTCAAAAAGTCTCGAAGGG ACCTTGACCTGGACCACGAGCCCGTGCTCTGCTCGACCTGCCATGTCCTGGTCCAGCGCGCCACGGCAGGAGgggatgcagcagcaggaggggatgCGGCGGCCGGAGGGGATGCGGCGGCAGGAGGGGATGCGGCGGCAGCAGGACGCGGAGGATGCAGCGTGTGTCAGCGCGGCCCAGCTGAGGGCAAACCCATGGCCCCTGCATCAGCCCAGAGGCCCCGTCCTGAGTTTTGCCCTGAGACTCCTCTCCTTGGACCAGGCAGAGAAGAGCAAGCGGCTCCAGAGCCCTTCCCCGGGGGCTTTGCTTTCTGATGGCAAAGCAGCAG GTGATGCATCGAGGTTGCGTCTCGGCGTGAAGTCTCAGAGGGTCTGCGGTCAGCGGCGGATTTTGCCAGTCGTTTCAGGCCGGCAGCACCTTCCCGCAAAGCTCCAAGCAGCGTGTCCCCAG CACCGGAGATCTTCTAGTACGTATGAAACTCAGACGCTGAGCAAACGATGA
- the LOC128137841 gene encoding uncharacterized protein LOC128137841 isoform X3: MSWSSAPRQEGMQQQEGMRRPEGMRRQEGMRRQQDAEDAACVSAAQLRANPWPLHQPRGPVLSFALRLLSLDQAEKSKRLQSPSPGALLSDGKAAGDASRLRLGVKSQRVCGQRRILPVVSGRQHLPAKLQAACPQVSFPVNVINANVLWLCVCQSRPSNI; the protein is encoded by the exons ATGTCCTGGTCCAGCGCGCCACGGCAGGAGgggatgcagcagcaggaggggatgCGGCGGCCGGAGGGGATGCGGCGGCAGGAGGGGATGCGGCGGCAGCAGGACGCGGAGGATGCAGCGTGTGTCAGCGCGGCCCAGCTGAGGGCAAACCCATGGCCCCTGCATCAGCCCAGAGGCCCCGTCCTGAGTTTTGCCCTGAGACTCCTCTCCTTGGACCAGGCAGAGAAGAGCAAGCGGCTCCAGAGCCCTTCCCCGGGGGCTTTGCTTTCTGATGGCAAAGCAGCAG GTGATGCATCGAGGTTGCGTCTCGGCGTGAAGTCTCAGAGGGTCTGCGGTCAGCGGCGGATTTTGCCAGTCGTTTCAGGCCGGCAGCACCTTCCCGCAAAGCTCCAAGCAGCGTGTCCCCAGGTGTCATTTCCAGTAAACGTCATCAACGCAAACGTCCTTTGGCTTTGTGTCTGTCAGTCACGTCCGTCTAACatttaa
- the LOC128137841 gene encoding uncharacterized protein LOC128137841 isoform X1, with translation MGRGGVSLPERAAAAALRSRSSSKSLEGTLTWTTSPCSARPAMSWSSAPRQEGMQQQEGMRRPEGMRRQEGMRRQQDAEDAACVSAAQLRANPWPLHQPRGPVLSFALRLLSLDQAEKSKRLQSPSPGALLSDGKAAGDASRLRLGVKSQRVCGQRRILPVVSGRQHLPAKLQAACPQVSFPVNVINANVLWLCVCQSRPSNI, from the exons ATGGGCCGGGGGGGCGTAAGCCTGCCTGAGAGGGCAGCAGCCGCTGCGCTACGTTCCCGATCCTCGTCAAAAAGTCTCGAAGGG ACCTTGACCTGGACCACGAGCCCGTGCTCTGCTCGACCTGCCATGTCCTGGTCCAGCGCGCCACGGCAGGAGgggatgcagcagcaggaggggatgCGGCGGCCGGAGGGGATGCGGCGGCAGGAGGGGATGCGGCGGCAGCAGGACGCGGAGGATGCAGCGTGTGTCAGCGCGGCCCAGCTGAGGGCAAACCCATGGCCCCTGCATCAGCCCAGAGGCCCCGTCCTGAGTTTTGCCCTGAGACTCCTCTCCTTGGACCAGGCAGAGAAGAGCAAGCGGCTCCAGAGCCCTTCCCCGGGGGCTTTGCTTTCTGATGGCAAAGCAGCAG GTGATGCATCGAGGTTGCGTCTCGGCGTGAAGTCTCAGAGGGTCTGCGGTCAGCGGCGGATTTTGCCAGTCGTTTCAGGCCGGCAGCACCTTCCCGCAAAGCTCCAAGCAGCGTGTCCCCAGGTGTCATTTCCAGTAAACGTCATCAACGCAAACGTCCTTTGGCTTTGTGTCTGTCAGTCACGTCCGTCTAACatttaa